In the Nerophis ophidion isolate RoL-2023_Sa linkage group LG19, RoL_Noph_v1.0, whole genome shotgun sequence genome, one interval contains:
- the LOC133538114 gene encoding uncharacterized protein K02A2.6-like — protein sequence MQRNLENWWHPFLKDMCKYHVHTCPECSMYNARPTVRPHPGRFPLKTKTGKEILIDYTDMVNSVKGYRYMLVCVDAYSGWPEVLPTKREDSKTVVKFLVNQYIPRHGFPEKIRSDNGTHFKNHDLQKVEEMLGLKHKFGSVYHPQSQGKVERMNQTLKSKLAKICAQTKMNWLDALPLALMSVRSSINQSTAFTPFELTTGRRFPGPQSKLIGIKGDDQSLTHTQYFHALQALVAEYAKQVGERNKEDAATPPSTEWVLLKVLKRKWTEPRWTGPYRVTERTSHAVRLNGKGDTWFHWSQCAAADAPARTLGETHTELREQQQREKTTNQQGAE from the coding sequence ATGCAGAGAAACCTCGAAAATTGGTGGCACCCATTTTTGAAAGATATGTGTAAATATCATGTACATACTTGCCCTGAATGCAGCATGTATAATGCACGACCAACAGTCAGACCGCATCCTGGACGTTTCCCTCTCAAGACGAAAACAGGGAAAGAAATCCTCATAGATTACACAGATATGGTGAACTCAGTAAAAGGGTACAGGTATATGTTGGTATGTGTGGATGCGTATTCAGGTTGGCCAGAGGTACTCCCTACAAAAAGGGAAGacagtaagacagtggtgaagttTTTGGTAAACCAGTATATCCCCAGACATGGTTTTCCTGAGAAAATCCGATCAGATAATGGTACACATTTCAAAAACCATGATCTGCAAAAGGTTGAAGAAATGCTGGGGTTGAAACACAAGTTTGGTTCGGTCTACCACCCACAATCCCAAGGAAAGGTTGAAAGAATGAACCAAACACTCAAATCTAAATTGgcaaaaatctgtgcacagaccaaaaTGAATTGGCTAGATGCGCTACCCCTTGCCCTCATGTCTGTTCGAAGCTCAATAAACCAAAGCACGGCCTTTACTCCCTTTGAGCTGACCACAGGCAGGAGGTTTCCAGGGCCCCAGTCCAAGCTTATTGGAATCAAAGGTGATGATCAGTCATTAACCCACACGCAGTATTTCCATGCTTTACAAGCCCTTGTTGCAGAGTATGCCAAGCAGGTGGGGGAGAGAAACAAGGAAGACGCAGCGACCCCACCAAGCACAGAGTGGGTCCTACTGAAGGTGCTCAAGCGAAAGTGGACCGAACCCAGGTGGACGGGTCCATATCGAGTGACTGAACGCACCTCGCATGCTGTTCGGCTGAACGGCAAGGGAGACACGTGGTTCCACTGGAGCCAGTGTGCAGCGGCGGATGCCCCTGCACGCACGTTGGGAGAGACACATACCGAGTTACGTGAACAACAACAACGGGAGAAGACCACCAATCAACAAGGGGCAGAATAA
- the LOC133538113 gene encoding uncharacterized protein LOC133538113 — protein MIQPVADRSADIYWGLLRSETSDKGGILSAYLTWKPWISQIHPYVAPPDLPHMTLFYDREDTQWYEEQFSRDIEGTNWALSTNNIYVAPIGVAAEVSLTPEQLQWYMMSDEASPHVSLALHPEHQAKELGSIVKTAQLQTDWQRVGSSLWYSPATQIYKIQVSCTDHALLEHGQISCHHGREKTDHPGAALLLDSLPDSLWSTGPTDVGLVDCPPVTFKLKNNNPVWVPQYPSKKDAEIGIADTIEGLFEKGVLVETSSEWNTPIWPIEKKGTGKYRMVHDLRAINSALCTQTIPVPNPYVALTNLDPSHQWFTCIDLANAFFCLPLAEECRNIFAFTYRGVQLTYSRLPQGFALSPGLFNQVLKDVLTDCATTWNKKHSTN, from the coding sequence ATGATTCAGCCAGTTGCAGACAGATCGGCTGACATCTACTGGGGTCTCCTACGCAGTGAAACTAGTGATAAAGGTGGAATCCTGTCGGCTTACCTTACTTGGAAACCCTGGATCTCCCAAATACACCCCTATGTGGCCCCTCCTGACCTTCCTCATATGACATTGTTTTATGATAGAGAGGATACACAGTGGTATGAGGAACAGTTTAGCAGGGACATAGAGGGAACTAATTGGGCTCTTTCCACTAATAACATTTATGTGGCTCCCATAGGTGTAGCGGCAGAAGTTTCTCTCACCCCAGAGCAACTACAGTGGTACATGATGAGTGACGAGGCTTCCCCCCATGTGTCTTTAGCCTTACATCCAGAGCACCAAGCCAAAGAGCTGGGTTCTATAGTTAAAACAGCACAACTGCAAACTGATTGGCAGAGGGTTGGCTCTTCGTTGTGGTATTCACCCGCAACTCAAATCTACAAAATACAGGTTTCTTGCACTGACCACGCTCTCCTTGAACACGGTCAAATCTCCTGCCACCATGGCCGAGAGAAAACAGATCACCCCGGAGCAGCATTGTTGTTAGATTCACTGCCTGACTCACTATGGTCCACTGGGCCCACGGATGTTGGCCTAGTCGACTGCCCCCCAGTTACTTTCAAGCTGAAAAATAACAACCCAGTATGGGTTCCCCAATACCCAAGTAAAAAAGACGCCGAAATCGGCATTGCAGATACCATTGAAGGTCTATTTGAAAAGGGGGTGTTGGTAGAAACATCCTCGGAATGGAACACTCCCATATGGCCCATTGAAAAGAAGGGCACTGGTAAATATCGCATGGTTCATGATCTTAGGGCCATTAACTCTGCGTTATGCACGCAAACCATCCCAGTTCCCAACCCTTACGTTGCGTTGACTAATCTTGATCCTAGCCACCAATGGTTCACCTGTATCGACCTCGCTAATGCATTTTTCTGCCTACCACTAGCCGAAGAATGTAGAAACATTTTTGCCTTCACCTACCGAGGGGTCCAACTGACCTATTCTCGTCTTCCTCAGGGATTTGCTCTATCCCCTGGCCTATTTAATCAGGTATTAAAGGATGTTTTGACGGATTGTGCTACCACCTGGAATAAAAAACATAGCACTAACTGA